CGTTTGCTGCTGAATAAGGCCTTCAGTGCGTTTAACTGCTCGTCTTTGCGCAGCCAAATGTTGTGCAGCCAGAGCTGAAACTGGCGCTTATAGGCCTTGTCGTTCAAATAGTCACCGCGAATGCTGTCGTCAACGGGCAGTGTCTCAATTCTCATAACGACACGCTTCATGCGGCCGCAGAGCAGATCGAGAAAGGGCTTTTCCTGATTGTCCGGATAGTACAGGGTGACGTTGAGAATTCTGTCAAACTGCGAGCCGAGCACGTTTAGTGCCAGCGCGATCCCCGCCGACTTTGGCGGCAGCAGGTTTTCGTAGGGAGACTTGGTTTCCTGCTTTTTCTGTTCGGTAAAGCGAGAGCCTTCAACGAAGTTAACGATAGTTGTGGGGTGATGGCGAAACTTTTCGCAGGAGCGGCGGGTAGTTTCGATATCTTTTCCACGCTTTTCCGGATGCTTTAGCAGGTAGGCGCGGGAATAGCGGCGCATAAACGGCATGTCCATGGCCCAGCAGGCTAGGCCAATAAACGGCACCCAGGCCAGCTGCTGCTTGAGAAAGTATTTGTTCATCGGGATGCGATCGCGAAGGGCAACGCAGAGCACGACAATGTCTGTCCAGCTTTTGTGATTGCTAATGAGCAGGTACCAGCTGTCTTTACTCAGAGAATCTGCACCTTCGATATTCCATTCTATGCGGCCTGTTGATTTAAGGATGAAGGCTAAAGAGAGGCACCAGCAGTACATCATGGCGTTGCAAAAGGCGCTTACACCACGGCTAACGACGGGAATGGGCAGAATGAGCTTGAGCAGCCCAGCGATAGCCATGGGTACTGAACACACTATGGTAAAAAGGATAGTCAGCGCTGTAGAGATCAAAAAGGCGATCGGGGCAAACAGGTTCGGCATGTGATAGCGTTCATGGTTGTCGTTAATAAAGTGCGAGAGAGCCAACGCGTTAAATTATGGCTAATTCTAACAGAAAGCCAAAAGTATAATAAACGTTTGCCGCCGTTTTGACCCATTGAGGTCTGACCTGAAGAAATCGTCTCACCGGGTTTTATTGCTGTCGGTTAGGGAGAACTATTATATAAAGCGCAAAATCTCACTTCGATCTTTTGGACTTGGCGGGGGTTTTAGATAAACCCGCTGACATCCCAAGAGTTGCTGGGATTATTCGACAAATTATCAGGAAGTCTACTTCAGCCCCTTGACAGATATGAATGACTGACAAATCAAATATCCACAGTTGAAGATCGCGTCTTTAAAGAGAAATGGGCTTGAGGGATGCGTTTATTCATTTGATTTAATAAGATTTATTTTAAAAAAATAACAAGAATGATACAGCTGTATAAGATTAACTTACTTTTAGTCACAGACTTATCCACAGGCTATGAGCCTTCACTGGCAGCGCTTTTCTCCATTCGCCTTGCCGGAAAACATTCGTCAACTTCCACTTATCTCCGATGGCCTCCGGTTTAACAGCGCCGGATCTGTGCTGTGCACAGCTCTGACGATTAACGTTTTTTGGTCCCACGGCTGCGCCGTGTATAATGAAATTATACTGCCTCCCCCACTAGCGACACCAACCGCGAAGAATAAAGACCATGGCTAAAATAGCAGAAAATTCGTTTGTCCTTGTTGACGGTTCCTCCTATCTCTATCGGGCGTTCCACGCGTTTCCTCCGTTAACTAACCGGCACGGCGAGCCGACGGGCGCTATGTACGGCGTAATGAATATGCTGCGTAGCCTAGTGGCACAAAGCGAGCCGAGCCACATCGCCGTGGTTTTTGACGCCAAGGGTAAAACTTTTCGCGATGAGCTGTTTGCTGAATACAAATCGCATCGCCCACCAATGCCGGACGACCTGCGAGCCCAGATAGCACCGCTTCACGAAATGGTTAAGGCCATGGGGTTCCCCCTGCTGGTGGTGCCCGGTGTAGAGGCAGACGACGTGATTGGTACGCTGGCGAAAGCCGCGGCGGCAAAAGGGCGTGATGTTCTGATAAGCACCGGTGATAAAGACATGGCGCAGCTGGTGACGCCGAAGATTACGCTGATTAACACCATGAACAATACGCTGCTGGGACCGCAGGAAGTGTGCGATAAGTACGGCGTGCCGCCGGAGCTGATTATCGACTTCTTAGCGCTGATGGGCGATGCGTCGGACAACATTCCCGGTGTGCCCGGCGTGGGGGAAAAGACTGCTCAGGCTCTGCTACAGGGCGTCGGTGGTCTCGACAGTATTTATAGCCAGCTGGATAAAATCGCTGAGCTGAGCTTTCGCGGTGCTAAAACGATGGGCGCTAAGCTTGAGCAGCATAAAGATGCGGCTTACCTTTCCTATCAGCTGGCAACGATTAAAACGGACGTTGAGCTTGACGTGACAGAAGATGGGCTAACGCTGAGCGAGCCGAACATTGACGCGCTAAGCGAGCTGTTTGACCGCTATGAGTTTAAACGCTGGCTGGCAGAGCTGCAAAGCACCGGCACGGTAAGCGCAGGTGCGAAAAGCGGTAAAAGTGCGCCGACGTCCTATCAGTCTGCCCCTGTGGAGAAAGCGCCAGCGAGCGTTAGCCTTTCCCGTGAAGGGTATGAAATTGTGCTGGAGCGCGGGCGTTTTGACGAATGGCTGGCACAGCTTGCTAAAGCGGACGGCGTTGCCTTCGATACAGAAACTGACGGGCTGGACTATATGAGCGCCAATCTGGTTGGCGTTTCTTTTGCCATTGAGAGTGGCAAAGGAGCCTACGTTCCGTTTGGCCACGACTATATCGGCGCGCCGGAGCAGCTGGGACGCGATGAGGTGCTCGACGCCCTCAAGCCTTGGCTAGAAGACGCATCGATTGGAAAGATTGGCCAGAACCTGAAGTTCGATCAGAGCATGCTGGCGCGTTACGGCATTGAACTGCGCGGTATCGCGTTTGATACCATGCTGGAATCCTATGTGCTGGACAGCGTTGCCGGCCGTCACGATATGGACAGTCTGGCAGATCGCTATCTGGGTCATAAAACCATCAGTTTTGAAGAGCTGGCGGGCAAGGGTAAGAATCAGCTGACTTTTAACCAGCTGGCAATTGAAGAAGCGGGCATTTACGCGGCAGAAGATGCCGATGTCACTTTAAACCTGCATCAGGCAATGTGGCCTAAGCTTGAAGCTGAAGCCGGCCTGAAGAAGGTCTTCTGCGAGATTGAAATGCCGCTGGTGCCAGTGCTGTCGCGCATGGAGCGCACAGGGGTGTTGATAGACAGCGCTATTCTTAATCAGCACTCTGCTGAGCTTGCCGAGCGCCTTGCCGCGCTGGAACTGCAGGCGCACGAGCTGGCGGGAGAGCCGTTTAACCTTTCGTCTCCCAAGCAGTTGCAGACGATTTTTTATGAAAAGCAGAAGCTGCCGGTACTGAAGAAAACGCCGGGTGGAGCGCCGTCAACCAACGAAGAGGTGTTAGCCGAGCTGGCCCTTGACTATCCGCTGCCGAAGGTGATTTTAGAGCATCGCGGCTTAGCCAAGCTGAAGTCTACCTATACCGACAAGCTACCTCAGATGATTAATCCAGTTTCTGGGCGAGTACACACGTCGTTCCATCAGGCTGTAACGGCAACGGGGCGTCTGTCTTCAAGCGATCCAAACCTGCAAAATATTCCCGTGCGTAATGATGAAGGGCGGCGTATTCGTCAGGCCTTTATTGCTTCAGAGGGCTGTCGAATTATGGCTGCCGACTACTCGCAGATTGAACTGCGTATTATGGCGCACCTCTCTGATGATAAAGGACTTCTGGACGCGTTTGCCCAAGGGAAAGATATCCACCGAGCTACGGCTGCTGAAGTGTTTGGCACCCCGCTGGATCAGGTTACCGGAGAGCAGCGCCGCAGCGCTAAGGCCATTAACTTCGGTCTGATTTACGGCATGAGCGCCTTTGGCCTCGCTCGCCAGCTGGGGATCCCCCGCGGTGAAGCGCAGCGCTATATGGATCTCTACTTCGAACGCTATCCGGGCGTGCTTTCCTATATGGAGCGTACCCGCGTACAGGCGTCAGAGCAGGGATTTGTTGAAACGCTGTTTGGTCGACGCCTGTATCTGCCGGAGATCAAGTCCAGCAACGGTATGCGTCGCAAAGGTGCAGAGCGCGCAGCCATTAACGCGCCGATGCAGGGCACAGCCGCAGACATTATTAAAACGGCCATGATTGGCGTTGACCGCTGGCTGAGAGAGGAAGCGCCGCGGGTGAAGATGATTATGCAGGTGCATGATGAACTGGTCTTTGAGGTGAATGAGACGGATCTTGCTGTAAGCGAAGAAAAGATTCGAAACATCATGGAACAGTGCGTAACGCTGAAGGTGCCGCTAAAAGTGGACGTTGGCTGTGGTATAAACTGGGATGAAGCCCATTGATTTACTGAGTGAATGAAGTTTATTTAGTCAATTAGGCGTATTTCATCAATAAAGCCTCGGGATGATAACCGAGGCTTTTTAGTTTTTATTATTCTTTATCTTATTTATTCTGTATGGGGTTTATATCCGTGGATAAAAAGCCCATTCCTAAGTAAGGAGTTGTTATTCTGAACTGTTATTTATTCTTATCTCCGATTTATAAAAAATACCTTATTTTTTATACTCTTAATTTATAAAATAAATAAAAAACGCTCAACTTTGTTTTTTCCTACTGTTAGGCTTGGACTGCCCAAATTTTAGATGGAATATCGAGGTTTTTTTCTATTTAAAATGAATGGGTAAAGAGAATCTATTTATATTCTAAAAGGGAAAAATTACATGCGTGAATTGAAAACGAATGAAGTGGATATGGTTAACGGCGGCTGGGCAAACAGTATTAGCGACGCTTTAGAAGGCGCTATTTTTGGTCTGGGTGACGGTATGGCTACCGGTATGGCTGTCGGCACTCAAATCGGCGGTTCTGGCGGCGGCGTTCTTGGTTTTGGCCTGATCGGCAATCTGGTTGGCGTATTTGTCGGCGGTATCGTTGGTGCGGGTTACGGCCTGATTGGCGGTGGTCTGCTGGGTCGTAATGACATCGAAGACAACATCGCTGACTACCGCGATAAGTTCGGCGTTCGCAGCTAACAGGCAGTTTTTTCTGACCTGCGTATAAAGCATACTGTCGGATAGTCATTGTACGGGCGCGATTTGCGCCCGTACTCTTTTTATATATCCACACAATCGCTTTATCTATATAAGCTCTATCGACGTACCGGAAATCGACAGGATTTAATGAATGTAGTTTTCCGATCAAAAAAAGAGACTTGTATGATGATAGTGATGATTTTTCGTAAGAAAATTACCTTTTGTCGCCTTTTAATGTGATGAGGGCGACAATAATGCCGACAGGTAATTGTAATTTTCCTACAAAAATGCTTCCACAAGAACAACAAATGGAGTAGAGTAATCGGCGTAGGGTACAGAGGTAAGATGTTCTATTTTTCAACCCTGTAATAGGATTGGCTCTATATTAGCCGCCCCGTTCGTTTGAACGGGGCGTTTTTTTATCTACAAAAATGAATTTCGATAAAACGCGTTCAGCCAGCTGCGATTAACTGTGATACCAGCTTGTGACATCCTTCCAGATCTGTTCGTCTTCATCCCCATAATTTTGTGGAACTTCAACGCTAATGCCGCCCCTTTGGCGAAGGCTCAGCCATTGCCCGGTGTGTTCTTGTGGCGGTTGACGCATATATAGGCGAAATCCGCTGGCGTTGAAGGCGATGCAGCCTTCCTCAAGCTCAATGCGGTAGTCATAAGAGCAGGGACTCTCGGGAAAGATGCCGGGAATGGGTACAGATTGATGAAGGCGGGATATAAACAGCCCCGGTGAAGCGGTGTTGATATCCAGCTTTATCGACGAGACCAGATCGAAAACCATGGTTGCGGGGGCAAGCAGAAAGCGGTAGCGGCATTCTTCTGCGGGAGGGTTTATCCACTGCAGAATGTAGTCAATATCTAAACGCAGCTGGAGGACTTCGGTATAGTGGGCGACAGCGTGTATGTGTACATCGTGCCAGCCCATTTGTTCAAAGTCGCGTTCATCCCAGCGCGTTTTAATATCACTCATCCGCAGGAAGGTTTAAGGCGTTAGGTGGAAGGCTAAACCATTCGTCCAGCTTTTGGCGCAGCTTGTCGACGCCGAATCTCTTCAGTGAAGAGAAGGCCTCAACCTGAATATCACCCTGAAACGGCAGGATCGCCTCGCGCACCATATCAACCTGTGCTCTACGGGCGCCTTGGGCAAGCTTGTCGGCTTTAGTCAGCAGCAGCATCACGGGAAGCTCGCTGTCGACCGCCCACTGAATCATCTGCTGGTCTAGGTCTTTTAGCGGATGGCGGATATCCATCAGCACGACTAGCCCTTTCAGGCACTCGCGTTTTTGTAGGTATTCTCCTAGCGCGCGCTGCCATTTACGCTTCATTTCTTCCGGTACTTCGGCATAGCCATAGCCGGGCAGATCCACCAGATGCAGGTTTTCTTCTACCCGAAACAGGTTGATAAGCTGTGTGCGTCCCGGCGTTTTACTGGTACGCGCCAGGCTTTTTTGATTGGTCAGCGTGTTTAACGCACTGGACTTGCCCGCGTTAGAACGGCCCGCAAAGGCGACTTCAATGCCGATGTCTTCCGGCAGGTGCCGAATGTCCGGCGCGCTGATGACGAAGTGCGTCTGCTGGTAGTTAAGGTTTTTTATCGTCAAGGCGTTCGCCTCCTTCGGTGGTCGTTTCGGCGGCAATTATACTTATTTACTGTGACAAAGGGGGAATTTCTTACCGAGCGGCGCAGACGCTAGCAGAGACGCTGAGAGTTGCCACCGTCACCGTGTGAGACATTTGCCATTGGTAAGTAGGGCAATGTCGTCTTTTTTGGATCTTTTTTGAGATGAATATCTTTATTTTCAGCTGGTTATTTTTTATCGGTAAAAATGGGCATGGCTTACACGTTACAGCTACCTTGTTCGGCGCGCTGAAAAGCGTAAATTACACCTCAAGCAAGGAACGCGGTGAAAGAAGTTCACAGGATGTGTGCTTCGGCTCAGGGAAGCATCAGGATGATGCAAAGAGTGATACAAAAGGAATGACCCACAGGATGTGGGAAAGCGCTGTCAGGATAGCATAGCGCGGAGATGGACGCCAAGGAAGCTCACAGGACGTGCGTTTCAGCTCAGGGAAGCATCAGGACGATGCTCAGAGCAAAAGGAACACCCCGCAGGATGTGGGAAACGCTGTCAGGATATAACAGTGTGGATACGGACATTAGGGAAACGCTTCGGCGTAGTTCAGGATGAACGGCTAGGGAAAGCGCCAGGGACGACTTTTATTCTTCAGGACGAGATAAGGGACGATTTCCAGGGACAGGACGATAAAGCAAAGGGATAGACCGGGACGTCGATTGACTCACATGGATGGAGTACGACAATTGCATTGAGGCGACAGAGTTATCTGTCGCCTTTTTTCTTTGTTTCTGATAGATTCCGCTGAAGTTAACCCCTCTGTTTGAGAACCCACTATGAAGCAGCCGCAAAACGCCTCAAAAGGCAGTACTAAAGCCCCCAAAAACCGGCGTAAAAGCCGTGAGGATTTAAACGCCGAAGGCAAAGAGCGCAAGCGTCAGAAAAAGCATCGCGGTCACGCGGCGGGTTCTCGCACCAATGTATCAGGCTCTTCTCAGAACTCGTCCCGCTCTGGGGGCACAAAAGATCCGCGCATTGGCAGTAAAACGCCAGTGCAGCTAGTGGTTTCTGGTGAGCAAAGCGTGCAGAAAGCGACGCGAAAAGAGGACGCCACTCCTCGCTCCAAGGCGATGCCTGCGGAGAAAGAGCTGGCCCTGCTGGAAAACGACGAGCGCCTTAATGACCTGTTGGACGCACTGGAATCAGGGAAAACGCTGTCGGACGAAGAGCACAACTATGTTAACGATACCCTCGATCGCATCGACGAATTAATGGTACAGTTGGGTATCGATCTGGGCGACGACGATGAGGAAGAGGAACCTTCTGATAAGAAGGACGATATCCTTAACCTTCTGAAGCACAAAGACTAAAAGAGTCGCCAGCGCCATGCAGTGGCTGTTTCCGTTTGTTGGGTTATTGCTGGCAGGCTATCTGGTTTGGCTATTAGGCAAGCTGCTATGGCTGAACCGGCTGAAAGAGCGCCGCTATTCGGCGAAACACTCCCGCGGCACAAGAGCACTTATAAAAAATACGCAGTCGCGGAGAAGAAAAAACAAGACGGAGTGAGCAAATGTCCTCGCAGTTCATTGACTGGGATCTGGCCCTTATTCAGAAATATAACTATTCCGGCCCTCGATATACTTCCTACCCAACGGCGCTCGAGTTTAGCGAAAGCTACGGCGAAAGCGACTTTGTGGCAGCAGCTGAACGTTACCCTTCGCGCCCTCTTTCCCTTTACGTTCACATCCCTTTTTGCCATAAGCTGTGCTATTTCTGTGGCTGCAACAAGATAGTGACGCGTCAGGGGCACAAGGTCGAAATCTACCTCGACATGCTGGAGAAAGAGATAGAGCAACGCGCGCCGATGTTTGCCGATCGGCAGGTGTCTCAGATGCACTGGGGCGGCGGTACGCCAACCTATCTGAACGCCGAGCAGATTAGCCGCCTTAACGGCCTGTTGCGTAAGCACTTCCATTTCCTGCCGGACGCGGAAGTGTCTATTGAGATCGACCCTCGTGAAATTGAGCTCGAGATCCTCGATCACCTGCGTGCCGAAGGCTTTAACCGCATGAGTATGGGCGTTCAGGACTTCGATAAAGAGGTTCAGCGTCTGGTAAACCGCGAGCAGGACGAAGAGTTTATTTTCTCCCTGATACGAAGAGCCAAAGCGTTAGGATTTCGCTCAACCAATATCGATCTGATTTACGGCCTGCCGAAGCAAACTCCGGAGAGCTTCGCGCTGACGCTGAAGCGAGTGGCTGAACTCAGCCCGGATCGCCTGAGCGTGTTTAACTACGCGCACCTGCCTAGCCGCTTTGCTGCACAGATGAAGATTAAAGACGTCGATCTGCCGTCAGCTAACGACAAGCTGTCTATTTTGCAGGAAACCATCTCGTACTTAACGCAGGAAGGCTACCAGTTTATCGGCATGGATCACTTTGCCCGGCCGGATGACGAGCTGGCCATCGCCCAGCGCGAAGGCGTTTTGCACCGTAACTTCCAGGGCTACACCACCTGTGGTGATAGCGACCTGCTGGGGCTGGGTGTTTCTGCCATCAGCATGATGGGGGATACTTACGCACAGAATCAGAAAGACCTGAAGGCGTATTACGCCAGCGTGGAAGAGAAGGGCAATGCCCTGTGGAAAGGTCTGGTCATGACGGAAGACGACTGCTTGCGCCGCGACGTGATTAAAACCCTGATTTGTAACTTCCAGCTGCGCTTTGCCGACATTGAGCAGGCTTACGGTATCCGCTTTGTGGAACACTTTGCTGAAGATTTGGCGCTGCTGGCGCCGCTGGCAAAAGACGGCCTAGTGACTATTGACGACACTGGCATTCAGGTGACCGGCAAAGGCCGCCTGCTGATCCGCAATATCTGTATGTGTTTTGATACCTATCTGCGCCAGCAGGCGCGCAGGCAGCAGTTCTCGCGGGTTATCTAAAGACTAAATCGACGATAGTCGATGATGTCACAAACGCCAAACGGCCGCATTATGCGGCCGTTTGGCGCTTTATCTCTGATAAAATCAGGAGAACAGAACAAACATAATGACGCACAGCACGGCGGCGAGAGAGGTCTGCGGCGACTGACCGAGCATTGAGCCAATGTCGGCGCCGGACTGAAGCAGTGAATCAATATTTTCCAACATAGTGGTACTCCATGCGGACCCAGCGGTAGGTGCGCGCAGATTCTTAAAAAGTCTTTATTATATCTGCCGAGGGTAACGACGGTGTGCTTTAGCCTGCGGGCTGAATGCGGCGCGCACAGCGCTGCCGATTCGATTCACTAACGGGCAAAGTCGGCTAAAGAATATCAGAATTTTTAGAAAAAAAAGCGCGCCAGATTACAAAAAATAGCCAATTAGCTCACTGGCTGCATCTGGCGCTATTCCATTCCCAGCTCTTTAAGCTTGCGGGTTAGGGTATTTCGCCCCCAGCCCAGCAGCTGTGCTGCTTCCTGCTTGTGCCCGTGCGTGTGGCGCAGCGCAACGGTAAGCAGTGTGCGCTCCATGTCTGGCTGAGCTTCTGACAGCAGGTCTGTTTTCCCCGCGCCAAGGGCGCGTTCGGCCCATGCCTCTAGCAGCACAGTCCAGTGGCCGTTAAATATTGCAGGGCTTGATGGCTCTGGCGTGCGTTCGTCAGAGGCGAACAGCTCCGGAGGGAGATCCTGAGGCAGCACCTCTTTACCCGCAGCCATGACAGTGAGCCACCGACAGGTGTTTTCCAGCTGGCGAACGTTTCCTGACCAGTCCATGGCGCTGAGCGCCTTTTCCGTATCCGGATGCAGGACTTTTGCCTCGACGCCCAGTTCCTGAGCGGCGATCAGCAAAAAGTGACGAGCCAGACGGGGAATATCTTCCCGGCGCTCTCGCAGAGGAGGAAGGTGGAGGCGAATAACGTTGAGGCGATGGAACAGGTCTTCGCGAAACTTGTGTTCTTTAACCAGATGTTCAAGGTTCTGGTGCGTGGCGGCGATAATTCGCACGTCGACTTTAATCGGCTCGTAGCCGCCCACGCGGTAAAACTGGCCGTCCGCCAGCACTCGCAGCAGCCGGGTTTGAACTTCCAGCGGCATATCGCCGATTTCATCCAAAAACAGCGTGCCGCCGTCCGCCTGTTCAAATCGACCCTGACGGACTTGACCCGCGCCGGTAAAGGCTCCCTTTTCGTGGCCAAACAGCTCTGATTCAATCAGATCTTTAGGGATTGCCGCCATGTTGAGGGCGATAAACTTCCCCGCTGCTCTTGGGCTATGGCGGTGCAGGGCGTGAGCAACTAGCTCTTTTCCGGTTCCTGACTCACCGTTGATCAGCACGCTGATAGAGGAGAGCGAGAGGCGGCCAATGATGCGGTAGACGTCCTGCATGGCGGGCGCTTCACCGATGATGTCTGTCGTCGGGCTTTTGCTTTGGTCAACGGTGTCAGGCTCGCGGACTTCGCGATAGTGGCTAACGGCGCGTTCGACCAAAGCGACAGCGTCGTCTACGTCAAACGGCTTAGGTAAATAGTCAAAGGCACCGAACTGATAGGCGCTGACGGCAGCATCAAGGTCAGAGTGGGCAGTCATAATGATGACCGGCAGCAGGGGATGCTGCTGTTTCACCTTTTGCAGCAGCGTCAGCCCGTCAATACCGGGCATGCGAATGTCGGAGATCAGCACGTCTGGCGCGCCGCTGCTTAGCGCGGCAAGCGCGCTGTCCGCACTGTCGAAGCTGACGCTCTTTACGTTTGCGCCGTTGAGGGCACGTTCAAGCACCCAGCGAATGGCGCTGTCGTCGTCGATAATCCAGACGGTACCCTGATGCATCATTCCCCCTATTTGCGGATGGGCAGGTAGACCGAGAACTCGGTGTGGCCTGGCCAGCTGTTAAACTCAATTTTCCCCCGATGCCGGTCAATCAGGCTGCGGGCAATGGAGAGCCCAAGTCCGGAGCCGCCTTCGCGTCCGCTGACCATGGGGTAAAAAAGCGTGTCCTGAATCTGTGGCAGAATGCCCGGCCCGTTGTCTTCAATATCGATTCGGGCGCACAGACGATAGCGTTCGCCGTGCAGCGTCATCTGTGACGCCGTGCGGGTTCTGATGATGATAGTGCCGCCCTGCTGTGCTAAAGCCTGCATGGCGTTTCTGGCGATGTTAAGCAGCACCTGTTCAATCTGTTCAGGATCGTGGCTGAGCTCGGGCATGCTGGGGTCGTAGTCCCGCATCAGCGCAATGTTATCGGGCTTCTCCAGCATCAGAAGCTGATAAACGCGCTCAGACACCTGATGAATATTTTGCTCAACCCACTGACCGGGGTGCTGGGGCCCAAGCAGGCGGTCAACGAGGTTCCTCAGTCGATCAGCCTGTTCAATAATAACGCGGGTATACTCCGTCAGCTGTGGGTCAGGCAGCGCCTTTGCCAGCAGCTGAGCCGCGCCGCGCAGGCCGCCCAGAGGGTTTTTGATTTCATGAGCCAGACCGCGAACCAGCTCTCTGGCCGCCGCCTGCTGAGAGTGCTGGAGCTGTTCTTGACTAAGGCGACGGTGATTATCCAGCGCCGACAGCTCCATCATCACCTGATCGTCCGCCAACAGCTGTGCGCTGAGCGTTAACACGTGCAGGTGGCCATCAATGACCATGGACACTTCGTTGTCAGTAAAGCCCTGCCCGGCGTTCAGGCTTGACCACATCAGCGGTACGTCAAGGGAGAGATAGTCCACCAAATCCGGCAAAGGGGTGCCAAACAGCTTGCGTGAGCTTTGAACCAGCAGCTGCTGTGCGGAAGGATTGGCGTAAAGGATCGACAGCGAGGCATCCAGAATCAGCACACAGGTAATCTGTGCGTTCAGGATTTGCTCTGTATCGGGCAGCGTTTGGCTCGCCATTGATAACTCCTTTGTGCCAGATCAGGGCGTTCGCTGATGCTAATAATAGACGCCTGAAATGAAGTTCGAACAATTCATGGAGTTAAT
This DNA window, taken from Leminorella richardii, encodes the following:
- the glnL gene encoding nitrogen regulation protein NR(II); the encoded protein is MASQTLPDTEQILNAQITCVLILDASLSILYANPSAQQLLVQSSRKLFGTPLPDLVDYLSLDVPLMWSSLNAGQGFTDNEVSMVIDGHLHVLTLSAQLLADDQVMMELSALDNHRRLSQEQLQHSQQAAARELVRGLAHEIKNPLGGLRGAAQLLAKALPDPQLTEYTRVIIEQADRLRNLVDRLLGPQHPGQWVEQNIHQVSERVYQLLMLEKPDNIALMRDYDPSMPELSHDPEQIEQVLLNIARNAMQALAQQGGTIIIRTRTASQMTLHGERYRLCARIDIEDNGPGILPQIQDTLFYPMVSGREGGSGLGLSIARSLIDRHRGKIEFNSWPGHTEFSVYLPIRK